ctaTAGTACAACAGCTGAGAGGGACAATGAGGGATTACAGGCGCAAATTTCAGAACTTGAATCATTATCAAAAGACATAGAAGAACTTTTTGGATCGAAGGAAGAATTTAGAGGACACCAATAATGAATATAGTCAGATAAAGGAGCAATGGGATCGTTGAATATCAACTCTATCTGTAATGCATAAGCAGCATAAGAATGCAGCATTGGTGCAAATGAAGGGATAAGAGGTAAACGGGACGGGGCTCAAACTGGACCTAGAATATTTGCAAGCGCAGAGATTCAGACagacaggaaaaaaaaactgcGAGAGAAGAATGTAGGAGTTCAAACCCGAATTTCAGTACTGAAGCGATATCAAAAGACAGACAATGTGCGTGGAAATTTACTAACGTTATAGTTAACGACTCCCTAGCCCTGTATCCTTCTCCCCACTAACTTTTAATGAAAGTTTAAGTTAATATTAGACGTTGGTGTTGCTTCCTCTGCTTAGTTCTATAATTCAGCTGTTTCTACCATCACATTGTGCCCAGAAGTGTTCTATGTTCATAATTAGATGGTTCAACAAAATTTGTTAGATAATCGACCGTTAACAAGAACTCTAACAGAGATGCTCTATGAGCGGATAGAATATAATCTCTGTGATGAATTGATGCTCTTTGAGTAGATAGAATATAATCTCTGCGATGAATTGTGCAAAGACCAACTGAATAAACGTGGCTGCTGTGGTTACTAAACTACTTGGCTAATTCCTTATGTGATCTAGTCATCTTTTGTTTCAGCCATGGAAGGTTGATTCCATGTAATTCAGGATGAGATTCACAGGATTATAAGTAATGATACTTTGATAGGCATTGTTCAAGAATACATTGAGGTAATCAGTCAAATATACAAAGGGTATGATACAACATTCTGTAACATCAATTAACAAAAGCATCCCTGATAAGATGGATATCAATATGGACAACCAACCTTGGGAGATGCAACGCAAAGAACAATGAATAACATGATACAATTTAAAGCAACAGAAATTAAATGCTGATAGCATCTATCAGATGAGGCTAAAACATCCTCTTCAAGTTGAGGTGGTGTTAAACATCCTCATTCTTCAACTTCAACAGGAGGTACCGTTTCAACAACTGGAGGTATACAATCTACCTTATAGCGCAGCACCTATATTCCACAAAACAAGAAAAGTTGGAAAGTTCTGATATGATCAGCCCAGAATAGGAATCGCAGGCACCATAACAAAGGAATTTTGGCCAGAGACTTCGCGTTTCAATTATTTTCAGACGATTATCATCCAGTAGAGATGAGGAAATTGAAATGGCTTCAAGCCGGTATATCTAGTGATAATTTATGGgattactaaaaaaaaatgttgagtGTAAGCAAAATAGGTCGATTGAGCCGCGAGCTGACACAAGTGATATTAAAATAATTCAGTTGTGTCTAGAGGAAATTTCCAGAGATTTACATTTTTATTAGCGGTATTACCATAATTTCAACCGTCAAATCCCAAATTGTCCAGTGATTTTTCAAAGCGATGATATGACAAGACAAGTGGGAAAGTAAAACATAAACAGAACATAGAACCAAACACGTCTGCATACCTTCTTAAAGAAACTTGAATATGAATTGTCCCAAATGAGTTTGTAGTTTCCAGCCTCACACGTGCAGAAATTCCCCTACAAAATATTTTCATCAAGAGACTACTTTTTGGGTACAGAAAGTCAAGAGACTCGTAAGACAACTTATGAGAAGAAATATTAAACTTACTTGGTCAGACTCGTAACGTTTGTAAGGTAAAATGAGCTGCAGTAACCATCAATGCCGCAGGGTAGTTGCAAAAAAGCAATTCAGTTAAAACCAATAAAGCAGTGAACGCGGTACATAATAACATTCATGTAATCATGGCTCATCTTACAGATTTAACCCCAGACGCATTTGTATACTCCACACTAAATCCGATATCCTGACCACAGACATCAATCTTCAGAAATTTCTCATAAAGAAGTATAGAGTTATTTTAATAATTGGAACACATATTGATATTATACAGCATATCTCATTATCAATCATCTGAACTCAAAGATAATATACATTCAAGAACTACTAAAGTACTATCAAACATAGGGGTTTGGGTAATTTCTAAAGGTCCTTCACAAGCCGAATAACATATATCATTCATAATGTTATATCAGAAGTAAATATTATCTCAGAAAATAACTAAAAGGCATCTGTTCAAAACAAGGGTGATCCTGTCAGAATAAAGAGATGAATAAAAAGAtaatcttcacaaggatatcATTATACAACCATGCAGCCAAATTTCCTGGAGAATCTGAAAAGCGAGCACTTTTTTGCTATATTCAACCTCATAGTACTCAGAATGGCAACCTTGGGTCGAACAATGACCAGAAAGTGAGTATTCCAACCCAATATCCTCACACAATCTTCATACAGTTTAAAATTTGCCATTTCATCAATAAATTTTATTAGACTCATTACCAATCTCATTCCAAACAAACAAGGCATACAAGAAAATAGCACGAGTTACACAACAGAGAACTACAGGAAACAAAGAAGGCCATAGCATTCACATCACAGATGAAAGAATACTTCGTCAGGCTATGAAAGAAGAAGACACATTCACCGAGTAATGAAATGAAATTTAGGAACGATACCAAGTTTATCTTCCCTTGCAAAAGCGAAAAATCCCAAGCAATATACGAATTTATCGAGTCCACAGACAGAGAAACCTACAAGAGTGATGAAATTACAAAATGCCATAAGTTTGGAGCAGTATTGCAATAATATTTGACAGAGAAACTGAATAAGATAATTGCAGGATTGTTTCTATACCACAAACCAGCTAGTTAAGAAGGTTGTTTCTGAACCTATATTACTTACTAAGTTTCTTCACTACCTACTATACTAAGCTTGAGTAAATCTTATAACACATTACTCAGTTCAGATGGACAAGTTTTCAGATTTTCCTTACTCTCAATGTACTAGAATTGAAaacttgtagtttttttttttacaaacaccaacaaatcataaatcaaatAACACATTACCCAGTTACTTGGGCTTTCAGTCACACATTCAAACTGATCTCTCAATCACATCTGGACTAGATAAAGGGTGATACTGATCTGAATGAATATAAGTAGCATCCACCCAAAATTAAAGGAGTCCAACAGATATGAAACATACCTCATGTGTTTTACCGGCAGGAACAGTTGTCTCTTTGTAATCATCATTATTCCTGTACAGGAAGcgaataaatattatatattatatatgtatatacatattttGAATATAGAGAAGTGAAGCATGATaaggaggaaaagaaaaggaaagaaagaaaaataacagaATCTAACCCTCCATCTAATGCACCGGCAACCTCTGCTGAAATAAAGAAGGGCGAATTCGCAAAAACCTCACTGAAAAAATGCATATTACATTAATTGATATAGAAATAAGTAGCTGACAGTCTAGCGGCAGTGGGCAGTACATTTGAAGTCAGATTTACGGCCCAAGAAGACAACACAGCTTCGTTTTGGCATTTAGCTATATCAGTTCATGCAAACTTAAATGAGGCATGATCAGAAGCAGCATACCATGAAATCTATTTGTCAATTTTCACTTTTACGCATTTATGGGATGAAAAGGGTGTAAAGAAATAATCAAACACTAGCTAAAAGGAAAGGGTAGATAAATTCAAACTTTGAAAGTAATATGCTTTTTTTAAGAAGAAGAGATGGTGAAAAGAATCATTACCATAAATAATAACATCAACTAATGTTACCAGGTCAACAGAGGAAATAGCATTAATACCTGATAAACCTAATAAACCTTTCAAACTCAGTGGTGTAGACGTCAACAGCTTGTTCCAAGACAGCTACCTCTTGCTTGTTTCTGCTCATTATATGAAACAAAAAGTCAATGCAAACGAAAGTGCAACAGGAAAGATAAATAGGAATATGGTTTGGATAGAAAAACTAGAGATAAAAATTATGCAAAGTGTCTCACAATTTTCTAGTTTCAAACCGCCCCCGAGACAGCAAAATAGCCAGACGTATAAGAAGCACCATAGTTGTAAGGCTGTACAAAGGCGGTCCATAACGCTGTCGTTGCTCTTCCATGGGCCTATTAATAAAGGATGCAGTAAGCCATTATGTTACTATCGAAGATGCTATAAACTCTACTCCCCCAAAAGAACTTACCCATCATCATCATTTATTTGGCGAACAAAATCTAGTAAAACCTGCACCGCAAAAGCAAGTGTGCCAGAACAGTTACAAATGATCATAGTCTAAATGTGTAATATTACCAAGGTAAAGCATGCATTTAAAAAATGTCTCAGAATAATGTACACTCTGAAACTGCATCAAAAATCACTCTCTCACTAGATAGATACACGAACAACATGAGAGAACCACAAAGGGAACCCTAACAGTTGCACACCAAATCGAGAAGTGCTAATCACACATTAAGAACAGGTAACTGTTGCAATGAACAAAATAGGAACTAAAAATAAAGGTCCAAACAAGGATAGAGTAATGACCAAACCAGCCAAAATAAAAGTGGCAGGCAAATGCCACAAGAGCATACCTGTGGAACCCCAACCAAGTACTTGACAAGGGTTTTGTAGACACCAGTAGCAGAGCCAAGCTGTGCCAACAGTCTCCTCCTGGAAGGGCCGTGAACAACTAGTATGTAAGGTGGATCACAGGCAGCAACCTGACTcagtaaacaaaaataaaaaagggaggAGTCTCACCTCTCCATTTGTTGTTTCCACAGGAGAGCATAACGATCACGTATACTTGCCCCAGAACTAATCATAGCATCAATCTCCGCTTGCTTATTCCTCTCGGATCGCTCCCTCTGCAGTCTAATAAGCCTCCCccgaaaatcttgaggaatgtAAGTCATAACTGCAAACATATTCACAATCCCATTACAAAACCATCCCAACTCCAAAACCTCAACATTAACAACAGAGATCAAACAAACCTGTATTGAACACACGCTCAGAGTTGTTAGCTTGAAACGATTCCAATGACTTCAAGGTCGTATTGAACTTATGATGCAGGCGAGTAAAAACAGTAGCAAGCTGAGCATCCTCGGGACTTGAAGGCTCTTGAAGCTGCTCATAGCACCAGTAAATCAGAAACAAAATGAATGGTAACACCAACCTAACATTCACATGAATGCTCACCGATTGAGGCCAATGAGGTCTGTcaagtaaaaagactatctcTTCCATATGCTCCCGATTCTTCCACATATTCTCATCCACTTTATGCGGCGGCGGACTCGCTAACTCATCCATTACTAATCTCTCTTCTCCTATAAAATCACACTCTCATTGATTCACTCACAGTTCAAATTCGcaagcaaagatcaatactttTTAAACTGAAATTGCAGTAATTTAGAGTACCTGGAGTGGCGGGAGAGTTGGAGAGCAAATCGGCGGTGAGGGAGCGAATCTCGGAGGAGAGGCGGGGGATGTCGTCGGAGAGAGGAGGGAAATTGTAGGTGTCGTAATAAGAAGCGAGAAAAGCCCTGGTTATGGGGACCAGACCCTCCGTGGAAGCCATTGGCAATAGGAACCCGCCTCGATCTCTTTTGTTTCAGGTCGCCGTCGGCAAACAGGAGAAAAGGGAAGGAGTTGCGGTGGAATAACGGACTTTGAAATGGAATAAACCGAAATCAAAATCAGAGAGCAAATTGCAGTGGAGTCCACGCCACCAACACTTCCGCAAGACTTTCAAGCCCACGGGTCTATAGCCTTATGAGTCAAACCCACAATTTTCACTCCATtttttgttgttattttttGGGATATTGACAGTTACAAAAATAATTTGACACGTCGTCGGTACTCAGAACAGAAACACGTTTAGTAAAACTAATGATATTACGGTCGTTTGAGGAGATCATGATTCTTGAATTAGCTCGGGCCCAATATAGCCATCAGTCATTAGAGATGGCCTAATTCTTTTTGTTAGAAAATGCGACAAAAGGTGACGCaagtagacctgtaaatggggCCGAGTTTTGATACTGATTAAGTCGGAATTTGTGGTTACTTGACATAtttgaattgaaaatttgatcCGTTGAACTGTTAATAGTTTGGATATGTTAATTCATGTATTTAACGGATCAACTAAGAATATAGATTGATGTACTTCGTTAATGATCCAGTCCTTCTTAAAATTGAATTTGAGGGTGCTTATATTTTTAGCTTGTATTTTGATAATCTAAACTACTCAACCtctagttacatatacacaaatGAATCCTGCAAAAGATAAGCTAAAAAAcatttaaccatttgattagcgCCATGTTTGTTCTAATTTTATATAACGGACTACATttattttcacattttcaatgaccaaatgattatgaaTTTGGTTTATTTTTTGTAGACACAAGTTTTGCATAGGAAACTAAATAGCCAATGAGTGAAAATCATTGAGTTTGGTTGTATAGTTGTGAAAATAAGTAAAAATTCTCAAACTTCAAGTTTGAGGAGGTCCACTCTAGAACggacaaacacacacacacacacgtatatAGTGAGGGATTCATTTTTCGGCCATTTTGAAGGATCGCTTATTATActaacttttcaatcacatatctgcatctcgaccgtttagtttttaggtctatatgaaTAGATCATTTAagtaaatttttagccaaattgataattgttaagacattcataactgtgatttataattaaaacatgaacggttcaagttagACAGATCTGAttcgtctattgatttaatctatTTTAATACCTTATCGGTCAACAATTTGGTTGATAATTTACATAAGTGATCTATTCATGTAGttctaaaaactaaacggtcaaAATGCCAATATGTGATAATAAAAAAGTGGG
Above is a genomic segment from Rosa chinensis cultivar Old Blush chromosome 3, RchiOBHm-V2, whole genome shotgun sequence containing:
- the LOC112193697 gene encoding uncharacterized protein LOC112193697; translated protein: MASTEGLVPITRAFLASYYDTYNFPPLSDDIPRLSSEIRSLTADLLSNSPATPGEERLVMDELASPPPHKVDENMWKNREHMEEIVFLLDRPHWPQSLQEPSSPEDAQLATVFTRLHHKFNTTLKSLESFQANNSERVFNTVMTYIPQDFRGRLIRLQRERSERNKQAEIDAMISSGASIRDRYALLWKQQMERRRLLAQLGSATGVYKTLVKYLVGVPQVLLDFVRQINDDDGPMEEQRQRYGPPLYSLTTMVLLIRLAILLSRGRFETRKLNKQEVAVLEQAVDVYTTEFERFIRFISEVFANSPFFISAEVAGALDGGNNDDYKETTVPAGKTHEVSLSVDSINSYIAWDFSLLQGKINLDIGFSVEYTNASGVKSLILPYKRYESDQGNFCTCEAGNYKLIWDNSYSSFFKKVLRYKVDCIPPVVETVPPVEVEE